From Roseovarius nanhaiticus, one genomic window encodes:
- a CDS encoding metal ABC transporter permease, translating into MISVLLEPFGYSYMFNAMWVSALTGGVCAFLSCYLMLKGWSLIGDALSHSVVPGVAGAYMLGLPFALGAFLAGGLAAGAMLLLSGRSGLKIDVIIGIIFTSFFGLGLFMVSLSPMSVSIQTIIMGNILAITPEDTLQLAIIGFVALAVLLAKWKDLMVVFFEENHARTIGLRPELLKAVFFMLLSAAVVAAMITVGAFLVIALVVTPGATAYLLCDRFPRLIIVSVLIGTLTSFAGAYISYFLDGATGGIIVVLQTVIFLIAFYLAPKHGMLAARRKAMLATSEARS; encoded by the coding sequence ATGATCAGTGTCCTGCTAGAGCCCTTTGGCTACAGCTATATGTTCAACGCCATGTGGGTGTCGGCGCTGACGGGCGGCGTTTGCGCGTTTCTTTCGTGCTATCTCATGCTCAAGGGCTGGTCCCTGATCGGCGACGCGCTCAGCCATTCGGTCGTGCCGGGCGTCGCGGGCGCCTACATGCTGGGTCTACCTTTTGCATTGGGTGCGTTCTTGGCGGGCGGACTGGCGGCGGGGGCGATGCTGCTGCTGTCGGGGCGCTCGGGCCTGAAAATTGACGTGATCATCGGTATCATCTTTACCTCCTTCTTTGGCCTCGGCCTTTTCATGGTGTCGCTCTCGCCCATGTCGGTCAGCATCCAGACGATCATCATGGGCAACATCCTGGCCATCACGCCCGAGGATACGCTGCAACTCGCCATCATCGGCTTTGTCGCGCTGGCGGTCCTCCTCGCCAAGTGGAAAGACCTCATGGTCGTCTTCTTTGAAGAGAACCATGCGCGCACCATCGGCCTGCGCCCGGAATTGCTGAAGGCCGTCTTTTTCATGCTGCTCTCGGCCGCCGTTGTCGCGGCGATGATCACCGTCGGCGCGTTTCTGGTGATCGCGTTGGTGGTCACGCCCGGCGCCACGGCCTATCTGCTCTGCGACCGCTTTCCGCGCCTCATTATCGTCTCGGTCCTCATCGGCACGCTCACCAGTTTTGCGGGGGCCTATATCAGCTACTTCCTCGACGGCGCGACGGGCGGCATCATCGTGGTACTGCAAACGGTGATTTTCCTCATCGCCTTCTACCTCGCGCCCAAGCATGGCATGCTGGCCGCCCGTCGCAAGGCAATGCTTGCGACAAGCGAGGCGCGATCATGA
- a CDS encoding 4-(cytidine 5'-diphospho)-2-C-methyl-D-erythritol kinase, whose translation MKDDQTQPEGDVIEIFAPAKVNVALHVTGQREDGYHTLDSLVMFADVGDHITVRHAPQTELTMTGPMADKTPSGDDNLVLRAAHLIGVTAAITLDKRLPVAAGIGGGSTDAAATLRALSELSGRDIPDDVMSLGADARVCCAAGVGAARMGGIGDMVEPVTNLPELHAVLVNPNVPVVTADVFARLGKRDNTPMPDALPQHCDAAELIEWLRTQRNDLQGPAIDAEPVIEQIFGALEVTPGCLLTRMSGSGATCFGLYADAETAASAAGRLQLSHPSWWVAATRLNPGGGA comes from the coding sequence ATGAAGGATGATCAAACCCAACCGGAGGGCGACGTAATAGAGATTTTCGCCCCCGCCAAGGTCAACGTGGCGCTGCATGTCACCGGCCAGCGCGAAGACGGGTATCACACGCTCGACTCGCTGGTGATGTTCGCCGATGTGGGCGATCACATCACGGTGCGGCATGCCCCCCAGACCGAGCTGACCATGACGGGCCCGATGGCCGACAAGACGCCGTCGGGCGACGATAACCTGGTGCTGCGCGCGGCACATCTGATAGGCGTCACCGCCGCGATCACGCTGGACAAACGGCTGCCCGTCGCTGCGGGGATCGGAGGCGGCTCGACCGATGCCGCCGCCACGCTGCGCGCCCTGTCGGAGTTGTCGGGCCGTGACATCCCGGATGACGTGATGTCGCTTGGCGCCGATGCACGGGTGTGCTGCGCAGCGGGTGTTGGCGCGGCGCGCATGGGCGGAATAGGCGATATGGTCGAGCCGGTGACAAACCTGCCCGAGCTTCATGCCGTGCTGGTCAATCCCAATGTGCCGGTCGTCACGGCCGATGTTTTTGCCCGGCTGGGCAAACGCGACAATACCCCGATGCCGGACGCCTTGCCACAGCATTGCGATGCGGCGGAATTGATCGAGTGGCTGCGCACGCAGCGCAACGATCTGCAAGGGCCCGCCATCGACGCCGAGCCAGTGATCGAACAGATCTTTGGCGCGCTTGAAGTGACGCCGGGCTGTCTGCTCACGCGCATGTCGGGGTCAGGCGCGACCTGTTTCGGTCTTTATGCAGATGCCGAGACCGCCGCCTCGGCGGCAGGGCGCTTGCAGCTCAGCCATCCGAGTTGGTGGGTGGCCGCGACACGCCTCAACCCCGGCGGCGGCGCCTGA
- a CDS encoding tetratricopeptide repeat protein, with translation MTLRFLTILAFVAPTALALPAPVQAQEAAGAYLATRQARYDSDYAAAAKYALEALKSDADNPLLMESAVGALLATGDVARAIPIAKRMDDADIRSQVAQMVLLGDEVARGDYDAVQARIDAEHGVGPLADGLIGAWATLGQGDMAAALKEFDTIAAEPGLRGLAIYHKALALASVGDFESADKIYSGDSDGPMQTTRRSTLAWVEVLSQLERSEDAIKVLDDTFGTDPDPQIADLRARLAAGETLDMGRIETPAQGIGEVFLSLGMALLQDTSPDYILLYSRMAEYLDETDVDAIILTGELLEQLGRYELATQAFARVPESSHAYYTAVLGRAEALRSSGDLEGAIALVAELRETHPDLGLVHASAGDLYRQNNDFAKAVDAYDAALEIFEAQEGDAPWVIYYSRAISHERQGNWPPAEADFRRALELNPDEPMVLNYLGYSLVEQREKLDEALDMIERAVAAEPNSGAIVDSLGWAQFRLGRYQEAVVTLERAAELYAVDPVVNDHLGDAMWAVGRTTEARFQWRRALSLINEDTPSQDVDPERIRRKLEVGLDTVLEQEGAAPLKVSGNEG, from the coding sequence GTGACCCTTCGATTTCTGACCATTCTGGCCTTTGTGGCCCCCACCGCCCTTGCCCTGCCCGCGCCGGTTCAGGCGCAGGAGGCCGCAGGCGCGTATCTGGCCACGCGGCAAGCCCGCTATGACAGCGACTATGCCGCCGCGGCGAAATACGCGCTCGAGGCGCTGAAATCAGACGCGGACAACCCATTGCTGATGGAAAGTGCGGTTGGAGCGCTCTTGGCCACAGGCGATGTGGCGCGCGCGATCCCCATCGCCAAACGCATGGACGACGCCGATATCCGCAGCCAGGTTGCGCAAATGGTGCTTCTGGGTGATGAGGTCGCGCGCGGGGATTACGACGCGGTTCAGGCGCGCATTGACGCCGAACATGGCGTCGGCCCGCTGGCCGATGGCCTGATCGGCGCCTGGGCCACATTGGGCCAAGGCGACATGGCCGCCGCGCTAAAAGAATTTGATACCATCGCCGCCGAGCCGGGCCTCCGCGGCCTCGCCATCTATCACAAGGCGCTGGCGCTTGCCTCGGTCGGCGACTTCGAGAGCGCAGACAAGATTTATTCGGGCGACAGCGACGGACCGATGCAGACCACCCGCCGCAGCACACTGGCCTGGGTCGAGGTTCTGAGCCAGCTGGAGCGGTCGGAAGACGCCATCAAGGTGCTGGATGACACGTTCGGCACCGACCCCGACCCGCAGATCGCCGATCTGCGCGCGCGCCTCGCGGCAGGCGAGACGCTGGACATGGGCCGGATCGAGACGCCGGCGCAAGGCATAGGCGAAGTGTTCCTGTCCCTCGGGATGGCCCTCTTGCAGGACACCAGCCCGGATTACATCCTGCTCTATAGCCGCATGGCGGAGTATCTGGACGAAACCGACGTTGACGCCATCATTCTAACCGGCGAGCTGCTGGAACAGCTGGGCCGCTATGAGCTGGCAACCCAAGCCTTCGCCCGCGTGCCCGAAAGCTCGCACGCGTATTACACCGCCGTTCTGGGCCGCGCGGAGGCACTGCGCAGCTCTGGTGATCTGGAGGGCGCGATCGCGCTTGTGGCCGAGCTGCGCGAGACGCATCCCGATCTGGGGCTGGTCCATGCTTCGGCGGGGGATCTTTACCGCCAGAACAACGATTTCGCCAAGGCTGTGGACGCATATGACGCCGCCCTCGAGATATTTGAGGCGCAAGAGGGTGATGCACCTTGGGTGATCTACTATTCGCGTGCCATCAGTCACGAGCGGCAGGGCAACTGGCCCCCCGCCGAGGCCGATTTCCGCCGCGCTCTAGAGCTGAACCCGGACGAGCCGATGGTGCTGAACTACCTTGGGTATTCCCTTGTCGAGCAGCGCGAGAAGCTGGACGAAGCGCTGGACATGATCGAGCGGGCCGTCGCCGCCGAACCCAATAGCGGCGCCATCGTCGACAGCCTCGGATGGGCGCAATTCCGGCTGGGCCGCTACCAGGAGGCGGTCGTCACACTGGAGCGTGCCGCCGAGCTTTATGCCGTGGATCCCGTGGTGAATGACCATCTGGGCGACGCAATGTGGGCCGTGGGCCGCACGACAGAGGCCAGATTCCAGTGGCGCCGTGCGCTGTCGCTCATCAACGAGGACACGCCCAGCCAGGATGTCGACCCCGAGCGCATTCGCCGCAAACTGGAGGTCGGCCTCGATACCGTTCTTGAGCAGGAGGGCGCAGCGCCCTTGAAAGTGAGTGGCAATGAAGGATGA
- a CDS encoding FAS1-like dehydratase domain-containing protein, with amino-acid sequence MSDFSDWIGRSTTRTDPVAPRLLAEFRATLDGVLAPLDVPPGVEFCLAPDICAPDLLGRDGHPRTGLYLPDLPLPRRMWAGGRIMRHAPLAEGDVVTRVSTIEDVTFKTGRSGQLGFVTVRHLYKTEGETRIDERQDIVYREDPAPGAPAPILPEADPWPEATAWDVTTTPTLLFRYSALTFNGHRIHYDAPYARAVEGYDGLVVHGPMQAIWMQNLASTVMGHAPARFDYRGTAPLICGEPVRVEAISEPTGLALRVRRLSNNTITMQARATA; translated from the coding sequence ATGAGCGACTTTTCCGACTGGATCGGCCGCAGCACAACGCGCACGGACCCGGTGGCGCCGCGCCTCTTGGCCGAGTTTCGCGCCACGCTCGATGGCGTGCTGGCACCGCTCGATGTGCCGCCCGGCGTCGAATTCTGTCTCGCGCCCGATATCTGCGCGCCGGACCTCTTAGGCCGTGACGGTCATCCGCGCACGGGCCTCTACCTGCCGGACCTGCCCCTGCCCCGCCGGATGTGGGCGGGTGGCCGGATCATGCGGCACGCTCCGCTGGCCGAGGGCGACGTGGTCACGCGCGTCTCGACCATCGAGGATGTGACCTTCAAGACGGGGCGGAGCGGGCAACTGGGCTTCGTCACCGTGCGCCACCTCTATAAGACCGAAGGCGAGACACGGATCGACGAGCGGCAGGATATCGTCTATCGCGAGGATCCCGCCCCCGGCGCCCCCGCACCCATCCTGCCCGAAGCCGATCCCTGGCCCGAGGCCACCGCATGGGATGTTACCACAACGCCGACGCTCCTTTTTCGCTACTCGGCCCTCACCTTCAATGGCCACCGCATCCATTACGATGCGCCCTACGCGCGCGCGGTCGAGGGATATGACGGCCTTGTCGTGCATGGCCCCATGCAGGCAATCTGGATGCAGAACCTTGCCTCCACAGTGATGGGTCATGCGCCCGCGCGCTTCGACTATCGCGGAACCGCGCCATTGATCTGCGGCGAGCCTGTGCGCGTCGAGGCAATATCCGAACCGACGGGTCTTGCGCTTCGGGTGCGCCGTTTGTCCAATAATACAATCACAATGCAGGCGCGCGCGACGGCCTGA
- a CDS encoding metal ABC transporter substrate-binding protein — MTSKLTTSLRAALLLTAAFHFSPAAADDDPLKVVTTFTILQDMAANVAGDAAEIVSITKPGAEIHGYQPTPQDIVRASDADLILYNGLNLELWFEQFLANLGDIPSATLSDGIDPISISSGSYEGKANPHAWMGLDNAMVYVDNIAAALAEHDPANAETYATNAEDYKSRIRGAVAPLRERIQAIPEEGRWLVTCEGAFSYLARDFGLKELYLWPMNADQVGTPQQVRRVIDGVRDQGIPVVFCESTVNTDPAKQVARETGALYGGVLYVDSLSGPDGPVPTYIDLLRVDAETIANALER, encoded by the coding sequence ATGACTTCGAAACTCACGACATCCCTGCGCGCCGCTCTGTTGCTGACGGCTGCATTTCATTTCTCGCCCGCCGCTGCGGACGACGATCCGCTGAAAGTCGTCACGACTTTCACCATCCTTCAGGACATGGCCGCCAATGTTGCGGGGGATGCCGCCGAGATCGTCTCGATCACCAAACCGGGCGCGGAAATTCACGGCTATCAGCCCACTCCGCAGGATATCGTGCGCGCCTCGGATGCAGATCTGATCCTCTACAACGGTCTCAATCTCGAGCTTTGGTTCGAGCAGTTCCTCGCCAATCTTGGCGATATCCCCTCTGCAACGCTGAGTGACGGGATAGACCCCATTTCGATCTCGTCCGGCAGTTACGAAGGCAAGGCCAATCCGCACGCATGGATGGGTCTCGACAATGCGATGGTCTATGTCGACAATATCGCCGCCGCCTTGGCAGAGCATGATCCAGCCAATGCCGAGACCTATGCCACCAACGCCGAAGACTACAAATCCCGCATCCGCGGCGCCGTCGCCCCTCTGCGCGAGCGTATTCAGGCCATCCCCGAAGAGGGCCGCTGGCTGGTGACCTGCGAGGGCGCATTCAGCTATCTCGCCCGTGATTTCGGGCTGAAGGAGCTTTATCTCTGGCCGATGAACGCCGATCAGGTTGGCACGCCCCAGCAGGTGCGCCGCGTCATCGACGGTGTACGCGACCAAGGCATCCCCGTCGTTTTTTGCGAAAGCACCGTCAATACCGACCCGGCCAAGCAGGTGGCACGAGAGACAGGCGCGCTATATGGAGGTGTGCTCTACGTCGACAGTCTAAGCGGTCCCGATGGCCCCGTGCCGACATATATCGACCTTCTGCGCGTCGACGCCGAGACAATCGCAAATGCGCTCGAACGGTGA
- a CDS encoding manganese/iron ABC transporter ATP-binding protein: MTPQPSTTPETEAMDGITATGVTVTYRNGHTALRDATFQIPRGTITALVGVNGAGKSTLFKAIMGFVPAASGEIRLLGKSVKEALAQNLVAYVPQSEEVDWAFPVLVEDVVMMGRYGHMGFLRRPRAADRAAVDQALARVGMAEYRHRQIGELSGGQRKRVFLARSLAQDGQVILLDEPFTGVDVKTEEQIIALLRELRDEGRVMLVSTHNLGSVPEFCDRTVLVKGTVLAYGPTEEVFTRDTLEEAFGGVLRHFTLGGQDLHDDDDPRELRIITDDERPFVHYGERRKKPKAAKPENAE, encoded by the coding sequence ATGACGCCCCAGCCAAGCACCACGCCGGAAACCGAGGCTATGGACGGCATCACCGCCACCGGCGTCACAGTCACCTATCGCAACGGACACACTGCGCTGCGGGATGCGACATTCCAGATCCCGCGCGGCACGATCACCGCACTTGTCGGCGTCAACGGCGCCGGGAAATCCACGCTTTTCAAGGCCATCATGGGCTTCGTCCCCGCCGCCAGCGGCGAGATTCGCCTGCTGGGCAAGTCGGTGAAGGAGGCGCTGGCGCAAAACCTCGTGGCTTATGTGCCGCAATCCGAAGAGGTCGACTGGGCCTTCCCCGTGCTGGTCGAGGATGTGGTGATGATGGGGCGCTACGGCCATATGGGTTTTTTGCGCCGCCCCCGCGCCGCCGACCGCGCCGCCGTGGATCAGGCGCTGGCCCGCGTTGGCATGGCCGAGTATCGCCACCGCCAGATCGGCGAGCTGTCGGGCGGCCAACGCAAGCGCGTCTTTCTCGCCCGCAGCCTTGCGCAGGACGGCCAGGTCATCCTGCTGGACGAGCCATTCACCGGCGTCGACGTCAAGACCGAGGAGCAGATCATCGCCCTCCTGCGCGAACTGCGCGACGAGGGCCGGGTGATGTTGGTTTCGACCCATAATCTGGGGTCGGTGCCGGAATTCTGCGATCGTACGGTTCTCGTCAAAGGCACCGTGCTGGCCTACGGGCCGACCGAAGAGGTCTTTACCCGCGACACACTGGAAGAGGCATTCGGCGGCGTCCTGCGCCACTTCACGCTGGGCGGCCAAGACCTGCACGACGATGATGACCCGCGCGAATTGCGCATCATCACCGATGACGAACGCCCTTTCGTCCACTATGGCGAGCGCCGGAAAAAGCCGAAAGCGGCCAAGCCGGAGAACGCCGAATGA
- a CDS encoding electron transfer flavoprotein-ubiquinone oxidoreductase: MADQARETMEYDVVIVGAGPAGLSAAIRLKQLDADLDVVVLEKGSEVGAHILSGAVLDPVGLNRLIPDWKEKGAPLNVPVKDDNFYLLGEGGQVRIPNFPMPPLMNNHGNYIASMGNVCRWMAEQAEELGVEVFPGMSCSELVYAEDGGIKGVVAGEFGRNPDGTEGPNYEPGMELHGKYVFLGEGVRGSLSKQVIAKFDLADGHEPQKYGLGMKEIWEIDPDKHSEGSVTHTMGWPLGKNAGGGSFIYHLENNQVYVGFVVHLNYKNPHLYPYMEFQRFKHHPMVAELLKGGKRVAYGARAISEGGYQSMPKMVAPGVALLGCSVGMVNVPRIKGNHNAMLSGMAAAEAAYAAIKDGRSGDELSDYEAEVRNGDIGEDLKKVRNVKPLWSKHGLTASLTLGGLDMWTNSLGKLSFSILGTLKHGKSDAEATEPADKHKKLEYPKPDGTLSFDRLTNVSFSMTNHEENQPAHLKLKDASIPVDVNLPKYAGPSARYCPAGVYEFVEEDGKAPRFQINFQNCVHCKTCDIKDPSQNIVWTTPQGGDGPNYPNM, encoded by the coding sequence ATGGCCGATCAGGCGCGCGAGACGATGGAATATGACGTTGTGATCGTCGGGGCCGGGCCGGCGGGCCTGTCGGCGGCGATCCGGCTCAAGCAACTGGACGCGGATCTGGACGTTGTCGTTCTGGAAAAGGGCAGCGAAGTAGGCGCGCATATCCTGTCAGGCGCAGTGTTGGACCCTGTGGGGCTGAACCGCCTCATCCCCGACTGGAAGGAAAAAGGCGCGCCGCTGAACGTGCCGGTCAAGGACGACAATTTCTATCTGCTGGGCGAAGGCGGCCAGGTGCGCATCCCCAATTTCCCCATGCCGCCGCTGATGAATAACCACGGCAACTATATTGCCTCGATGGGCAATGTCTGCCGCTGGATGGCCGAACAGGCCGAAGAGCTGGGCGTCGAGGTCTTTCCCGGCATGTCCTGCTCGGAGCTGGTCTATGCCGAGGATGGCGGCATCAAGGGCGTCGTCGCCGGCGAATTCGGGCGCAATCCCGACGGCACCGAAGGCCCCAACTATGAGCCGGGGATGGAGCTGCACGGCAAATACGTCTTTCTCGGCGAGGGCGTGCGCGGATCGCTGTCCAAGCAGGTGATCGCCAAGTTCGATCTGGCAGACGGGCACGAGCCGCAGAAATACGGCCTCGGCATGAAGGAAATCTGGGAGATTGACCCCGACAAGCATAGCGAGGGCAGCGTCACGCACACGATGGGCTGGCCCCTGGGCAAGAATGCCGGCGGCGGGTCGTTCATCTATCACCTTGAAAACAATCAGGTTTATGTCGGCTTTGTCGTTCACCTGAACTACAAGAACCCGCATCTTTACCCCTATATGGAGTTCCAGCGGTTCAAGCATCATCCGATGGTGGCCGAGCTCTTGAAGGGCGGCAAGCGTGTGGCCTACGGCGCCCGCGCCATCAGTGAGGGCGGCTATCAGTCCATGCCCAAGATGGTCGCGCCCGGCGTTGCCCTGCTGGGCTGCTCGGTCGGGATGGTCAACGTGCCACGCATCAAGGGCAACCATAATGCGATGCTCTCGGGTATGGCCGCCGCCGAGGCCGCCTATGCGGCCATCAAGGACGGGCGTAGCGGTGATGAGCTGTCGGACTATGAGGCCGAGGTGCGCAATGGCGATATCGGCGAAGACCTGAAAAAGGTGCGCAACGTCAAACCGCTCTGGTCCAAGCATGGATTGACCGCTTCGCTGACGCTGGGCGGCCTCGATATGTGGACCAACTCCTTGGGCAAGCTCAGCTTTTCCATTCTCGGCACGCTCAAGCACGGCAAGAGCGACGCCGAGGCGACCGAGCCTGCGGACAAGCACAAGAAGCTGGAATATCCCAAGCCGGATGGCACGCTCAGCTTTGACCGGCTGACCAATGTCAGCTTTTCGATGACCAACCACGAGGAAAACCAGCCCGCGCATCTGAAACTCAAGGATGCCAGCATCCCGGTGGACGTGAATCTGCCGAAATATGCAGGGCCTTCCGCGCGTTACTGCCCGGCGGGCGTCTATGAATTCGTCGAGGAGGACGGCAAGGCGCCGCGCTTCCAGATCAATTTCCAGAACTGCGTGCATTGCAAGACCTGCGACATCAAGGATCCGTCGCAGAATATCGTCTGGACCACGCCTCAAGGCGGCGATGGCCCGAACTATCCCAACATGTAG
- the greA gene encoding transcription elongation factor GreA has protein sequence MDKLPMTRAGYDALNAELKQLKSVERPAIIRAIAEAREHGDLSENAEYHSAREKQSFIEGRIKELEGALGLSEVIDPKKLSGPIKFGATVTLVDEDTDEEKTWQIVGEHEANIEKGLLNIKSPIARALIGKDEGDSVEVRTPGGDRAYEVLKIQYI, from the coding sequence ATGGATAAACTACCGATGACACGCGCCGGATACGACGCGCTGAATGCCGAGCTGAAGCAGCTGAAATCGGTTGAGCGTCCGGCAATCATCCGCGCCATCGCGGAGGCGCGCGAGCATGGCGATCTGTCGGAAAACGCCGAATACCACTCCGCCCGCGAAAAGCAGAGCTTCATCGAGGGCCGCATCAAGGAGCTGGAGGGCGCGCTGGGCCTGTCGGAGGTGATCGACCCCAAAAAGCTGTCGGGTCCGATCAAGTTCGGCGCGACCGTCACGCTGGTCGACGAGGATACGGACGAGGAAAAGACCTGGCAGATCGTGGGCGAGCATGAGGCCAATATCGAAAAGGGTCTTCTCAACATCAAATCGCCCATTGCCCGTGCTCTGATTGGCAAGGATGAGGGCGACAGCGTCGAGGTGCGCACGCCTGGCGGCGACCGTGCCTATGAAGTGCTGAAGATCCAGTATATCTGA
- a CDS encoding MmgE/PrpD family protein, with amino-acid sequence MSGLDTLLDLAALPDGDIPETSMGIARLSLMDWMMCGRAGVPEPVAGILRNLAIAEGGAAQAAMFGGGRAPARMAALVNGTVSHALDYDDTHFAHVGHLSVGIYPAALAIGETVDASTKAVCAAFAVGGEAAIRVGLALGRAHYERGFHQTATAGAFGATVAAGRLMGLDRAQMRAAIGLCASRAAGLRCQFGTMGKPYNAGVAASAGVECAQLAALGMAAPDDGLFGPNGYLATHSDAPGEILAPDGAWLIDDMKYKLHACCHGTHAMIEALKGYKLEDVRAVSLRTNPRWLSVCDIKAPRTGLEVKFSYAWLAGMALRGDATGSDRTYTDALAADPELAAFAKAVTVTGDSALTDMHAAGEITLADGGTLGFEHDLAAPIPLNVLMQSLRDKAAALLGEEGTALCDALAPMDRMSARALGDLVEAEA; translated from the coding sequence ATGAGCGGGCTGGACACGCTTCTGGACCTGGCCGCGCTGCCGGACGGGGACATCCCCGAGACCAGCATGGGCATCGCACGCCTGTCGCTGATGGACTGGATGATGTGCGGCCGCGCAGGCGTGCCCGAGCCTGTGGCCGGCATCCTGCGCAACCTGGCAATTGCGGAAGGTGGCGCAGCTCAGGCCGCGATGTTCGGCGGGGGCCGCGCACCCGCGCGGATGGCGGCGCTGGTCAATGGCACGGTCAGCCATGCGCTCGATTACGATGACACGCATTTCGCCCATGTCGGGCATCTGTCGGTCGGGATTTATCCCGCCGCCCTCGCCATCGGCGAGACGGTGGATGCCAGCACCAAGGCGGTCTGCGCCGCTTTCGCCGTCGGAGGCGAAGCGGCGATCCGCGTCGGGCTGGCCCTTGGCCGCGCGCATTACGAGCGTGGGTTTCACCAGACGGCGACCGCTGGCGCCTTTGGCGCGACCGTCGCTGCCGGGCGCCTCATGGGGCTGGACCGCGCACAAATGCGCGCCGCCATCGGCCTTTGCGCCAGCCGCGCGGCCGGTCTGCGCTGCCAGTTCGGCACGATGGGCAAGCCTTATAATGCCGGCGTCGCGGCCTCTGCCGGCGTGGAATGCGCGCAGCTTGCGGCACTGGGCATGGCGGCGCCCGATGACGGGCTTTTCGGGCCGAACGGTTATCTGGCCACCCACAGCGATGCGCCGGGCGAGATTTTGGCGCCGGATGGCGCATGGCTGATCGATGACATGAAGTACAAGCTGCACGCCTGCTGCCACGGCACACACGCAATGATCGAGGCACTCAAAGGCTACAAGCTGGAGGATGTGCGCGCCGTCTCCTTACGCACAAACCCCCGCTGGCTGAGCGTTTGCGACATCAAGGCGCCCCGTACCGGACTGGAGGTGAAGTTCAGCTACGCCTGGCTGGCCGGGATGGCCCTGCGCGGCGATGCGACCGGAAGCGACCGAACCTATACCGACGCACTGGCCGCCGATCCGGAACTGGCCGCGTTTGCAAAGGCGGTGACCGTGACCGGCGACAGCGCGCTGACCGACATGCACGCCGCGGGCGAGATCACACTGGCCGATGGCGGCACGCTTGGCTTTGAACATGATCTGGCCGCGCCAATCCCGCTAAACGTTCTGATGCAGAGCTTGCGGGACAAGGCCGCCGCATTGCTGGGCGAGGAGGGGACGGCTTTGTGCGATGCGCTGGCACCAATGGACAGGATGAGCGCCCGTGCCCTTGGGGATCTGGTGGAGGCCGAAGCATGA
- a CDS encoding metal ABC transporter permease has protein sequence MIEQLLLPFQFPFMQNAFWIALLVAPPTALLSCFMVLKGWALMGDAVSHATLPGIVLAWMLGLPLITGAFAAGMACALATGYLSYNSRVKEDTVMGVVFSGMFGLGIVMYTSISTNEHLDHILFGNMLGVGARDLWTSGLIALVVTGLLALKWRDLLLHAFDPAQAKASGLRTGLLHYGLLTALSLCIVATLSSVGLILAVALLVTPGAIAFLLVRSFGAMLITSVLVCAASMVGGTYASFFLDSAPAATIVLILTAIFIAAFLRRIAITRRTSRMQARQV, from the coding sequence ATGATCGAGCAGCTCCTCCTGCCCTTCCAGTTTCCCTTCATGCAGAACGCCTTCTGGATCGCGCTGCTGGTGGCGCCGCCGACGGCACTGCTATCGTGCTTCATGGTGCTAAAGGGCTGGGCGCTGATGGGCGACGCGGTCAGCCACGCGACGCTGCCGGGCATCGTTCTGGCGTGGATGCTGGGCCTGCCGCTGATCACGGGCGCCTTTGCCGCGGGCATGGCCTGCGCGCTGGCGACGGGCTATCTGTCCTATAACAGCCGGGTCAAGGAGGACACGGTGATGGGCGTCGTCTTCTCGGGCATGTTCGGCCTCGGGATCGTGATGTACACCTCGATCAGCACGAACGAGCATCTTGACCACATCCTCTTCGGCAACATGCTGGGCGTCGGCGCGCGCGACCTGTGGACCTCGGGCCTCATCGCCCTCGTCGTCACCGGGCTGCTGGCTCTCAAATGGCGCGACCTTCTGCTTCATGCCTTCGATCCCGCGCAGGCCAAGGCATCGGGGCTGCGCACCGGCCTGTTGCATTACGGCCTGCTCACCGCGCTCTCGCTTTGCATCGTGGCCACGCTTAGCTCGGTGGGCCTGATCCTCGCGGTTGCCCTCCTCGTCACGCCGGGCGCCATCGCGTTCCTGCTGGTGCGCAGTTTCGGCGCGATGCTGATCACCTCGGTGCTGGTCTGCGCGGCGTCGATGGTGGGCGGCACTTACGCCAGCTTCTTCCTCGATTCAGCCCCCGCCGCGACGATCGTGCTGATCCTGACGGCCATCTTCATCGCCGCCTTCCTGCGCCGCATCGCGATCACGCGCCGCACCTCGCGCATGCAAGCGCGGCAGGTCTAG